One window of Streptomyces sp. SUK 48 genomic DNA carries:
- a CDS encoding pilus assembly protein TadG-related protein: MILRRLKRVRGNDDGGITVFVAVCVLALTGIIGVAVDGGSKMRATERADYIAGEAARAGGQAIDPADAINGTATNVDPPAAAAAAQAYLSSAHATGTVSVSGDGKALAVTVTSSYATTFLSVVGISSLPVTGHGKAILLHGVTAPEGN; the protein is encoded by the coding sequence ATGATCTTGCGTCGACTGAAGCGAGTCCGAGGTAACGACGACGGCGGCATCACCGTGTTCGTTGCCGTGTGCGTGCTCGCGCTGACCGGCATCATCGGCGTCGCCGTCGACGGCGGCAGCAAAATGCGCGCCACCGAGCGCGCCGACTACATCGCCGGCGAGGCCGCCCGGGCCGGCGGCCAGGCCATCGACCCCGCCGACGCCATCAACGGCACCGCCACCAACGTCGATCCCCCAGCAGCGGCCGCCGCGGCGCAGGCGTACCTGAGCTCCGCCCACGCCACCGGCACGGTCAGCGTGTCCGGTGACGGCAAGGCCCTCGCCGTCACCGTCACCAGCTCGTACGCCACCACGTTCCTGTCGGTGGTCGGGATCAGCTCGTTGCCGGTGACCGGCCACGGCAAAGCCATCCTCCTGCACGGCGTCACCGCTCCCGAAGGAAACTGA
- a CDS encoding TadE/TadG family type IV pilus assembly protein codes for MRSLAHRLCGDEGSAAIEAAIVLPSLLLFLCLAIAGGRIVTSGSKIDSAAQDAAREASIHRTAAAAQGAARSAAAESLNDQGIKCTSTAVRVDTGGLSVPVGQVGTVTVTVTCTVSLSDLLLPGLPGAKTLTSTTTSVVDRYRQRGV; via the coding sequence ATGCGATCCCTGGCTCACAGGCTCTGCGGCGACGAGGGCAGTGCCGCGATCGAGGCGGCCATCGTGCTGCCCTCACTTCTGCTGTTCTTGTGCCTGGCGATCGCCGGAGGCCGGATCGTCACGTCCGGCTCGAAGATCGACTCCGCGGCACAGGACGCGGCCCGAGAGGCATCCATTCACCGGACGGCGGCGGCCGCCCAGGGTGCCGCACGGTCCGCGGCCGCAGAGTCCCTGAACGACCAGGGCATCAAGTGCACATCGACAGCCGTCCGCGTCGACACCGGTGGCCTGAGCGTGCCGGTGGGGCAGGTCGGCACGGTCACCGTGACCGTGACCTGCACGGTGAGCCTGTCGGATCTTCTGCTGCCGGGCCTGCCGGGGGCCAAGACCCTCACCTCGACGACGACCTCGGTGGTGGACCGTTACAGACAGCGAGGCGTGTGA
- a CDS encoding TadE/TadG family type IV pilus assembly protein, which produces MSPPERPSNRWQGRGWRDDHGDTSIQMAIVFPLVLLATVAVIQASMWYYARQIALTAAREGATAARAYQSSPADGAAQARAVLRRTAGGSLNGYRVYASSDGQRVRVRVSGTALSMIPGLSDLRITQSASGPVERWTVPKG; this is translated from the coding sequence ATGAGCCCGCCCGAGCGCCCGAGCAACCGGTGGCAGGGGCGCGGTTGGCGGGACGACCACGGTGACACCAGCATCCAGATGGCGATCGTCTTCCCCCTCGTGCTGCTGGCCACGGTGGCCGTCATCCAGGCATCCATGTGGTACTACGCGCGGCAGATCGCGCTGACCGCGGCCCGCGAGGGCGCCACCGCGGCCCGCGCCTACCAGTCGAGCCCGGCAGACGGCGCAGCCCAAGCGAGGGCCGTGCTGCGCCGCACCGCGGGCGGCAGCCTGAACGGCTACCGCGTGTACGCCAGCAGCGACGGGCAGCGGGTCCGCGTCCGGGTGTCCGGCACGGCCCTGTCCATGATCCCGGGTCTGTCAGATTTGCGCATCACGCAGTCGGCGTCCGGCCCGGTGGAGCGCTGGACAGTCCCGAAGGGGTGA
- a CDS encoding type II secretion system F family protein, producing MNLLPAVVTGGTAGAGIALLIRELLPSQPALSPALQRSVPAPLPMPEPEADREEVWGRWLLARFERLPGIKIPATNLALLGQGPAHFMLKKTALAALGLLCPAIAAIPWIIAGVGLPFYAPAGPGILIAALLFITPDLAVRDQAKRARQEFTHALSAYLDLVALKRAADAGPAEALEKAAGIGEGWPFLYLQGALRRARLEKIPPYQALTDLAREYDLPVLDDVADIMRGSATDGAAVYKALRARTAALNAELLADQAAEANTASEKMTAPGALLAVLVMLLMAFPAVIRMLTV from the coding sequence GTGAACCTCCTGCCCGCTGTTGTCACCGGCGGCACGGCCGGGGCCGGCATCGCCCTGCTGATCCGGGAACTCCTGCCGTCCCAGCCGGCACTGTCGCCGGCTCTCCAGCGCAGTGTCCCGGCACCCTTGCCGATGCCCGAGCCGGAAGCGGACCGCGAGGAGGTATGGGGCCGGTGGCTCCTCGCCCGCTTCGAACGGCTCCCGGGCATCAAGATCCCCGCCACGAACCTCGCGCTGCTCGGACAGGGACCGGCCCACTTCATGCTCAAGAAGACCGCGCTCGCCGCGCTGGGACTGCTCTGCCCGGCGATCGCGGCGATTCCCTGGATCATCGCGGGCGTCGGCCTGCCCTTCTACGCGCCCGCAGGCCCCGGGATCCTCATCGCGGCCCTGCTGTTCATCACACCCGATCTCGCCGTCCGCGACCAGGCCAAGCGGGCGCGGCAGGAGTTCACGCACGCCCTGTCCGCCTACCTCGACCTGGTCGCGCTCAAGCGGGCCGCCGACGCCGGACCCGCCGAAGCCCTGGAGAAGGCCGCCGGGATCGGCGAAGGCTGGCCCTTCCTCTATCTGCAGGGCGCGCTTCGCCGGGCCCGGCTGGAGAAGATCCCGCCGTATCAGGCGCTCACCGACCTCGCCCGCGAGTACGACCTGCCCGTGCTGGACGACGTCGCCGACATCATGCGCGGCAGCGCCACCGACGGCGCCGCGGTCTACAAGGCACTGCGGGCCCGCACCGCGGCACTCAACGCCGAACTACTGGCCGATCAGGCAGCCGAGGCGAACACCGCCAGCGAAAAGATGACCGCGCCGGGAGCCCTCCTGGCCGTCCTGGTGATGCTGCTGATGGCCTTTCCCGCCGTGATCCGCATGCTGACCGTCTGA
- a CDS encoding type II secretion system F family protein: MTLLFGLLSGMAVFGGLIGVAAGLVGTTAPRRAPLLRRWEAAWRGGRNRGEDARLRRQTLVAAAVVVFVCVWLVSGNFVGGVLLGAAVVGVPWLITPAQTARERIGQLEALSEWTQRLAGLLRLGMGLEQAMMTSRQGAPVELAPQIGSLSERLRTGWRPDGALRAFADELDDVTADKVVAALLLSVNDRGPGLAQALEDLSGTVREEVARKRAIEADRAKPRTTVRWMTVITVGVVVAGFIVPSYTKPYSTLLGQLVLAFLAAGFVGVLALMRQLGSFRRIPRFLITDPTSAVRLPTAAPEPVAPVCAQKPEGVAS; encoded by the coding sequence ATGACGCTGCTGTTCGGGCTGCTGTCCGGCATGGCCGTGTTCGGTGGGCTGATCGGGGTCGCGGCCGGCCTGGTGGGCACCACGGCACCGCGCCGGGCGCCGCTGCTCAGGCGCTGGGAGGCGGCCTGGCGCGGTGGGAGGAACCGCGGCGAGGACGCCCGGCTGAGGCGGCAGACCCTCGTGGCCGCAGCTGTCGTGGTGTTCGTGTGCGTGTGGCTGGTGTCGGGGAACTTCGTCGGGGGGGTCCTGCTCGGCGCGGCCGTCGTCGGCGTGCCCTGGCTGATCACCCCGGCGCAGACGGCTCGTGAGCGTATCGGTCAGCTGGAGGCGCTGAGCGAGTGGACGCAACGGCTGGCCGGCCTGCTGCGGCTCGGCATGGGCCTTGAGCAGGCGATGATGACCAGCCGTCAGGGAGCGCCGGTCGAACTCGCCCCGCAGATCGGCAGCCTGTCCGAGCGGCTGCGCACGGGCTGGCGGCCAGACGGAGCGCTCCGCGCCTTCGCCGACGAACTGGACGATGTCACCGCCGACAAGGTGGTCGCCGCGCTCCTCCTGTCCGTCAACGACCGCGGCCCCGGCCTGGCCCAAGCCCTGGAGGACCTCTCGGGCACCGTCCGCGAGGAGGTCGCCCGCAAGCGCGCCATCGAGGCGGACCGGGCCAAGCCCCGCACCACCGTGCGGTGGATGACCGTCATCACCGTGGGCGTCGTCGTCGCCGGCTTCATCGTGCCGTCGTACACGAAGCCGTACTCCACTCTCCTGGGACAGCTCGTGCTCGCCTTCCTGGCTGCCGGTTTCGTCGGCGTCCTCGCCCTGATGCGGCAGCTCGGCAGCTTCCGCCGCATCCCGCGGTTCCTGATCACCGACCCGACCAGCGCCGTCCGGCTGCCCACGGCCGCGCCGGAACCAGTTGCGCCGGTCTGTGCCCAAAAACCGGAAGGAGTCGCCTCGTGA
- a CDS encoding CpaF/VirB11 family protein gives MQARPLHPDPTVAPVPRTPRSNGVPVSAGAASSPQVLGAEVPQITVDHRVARDIASQVAKQREELLKSTPGMDRAGEEQRCLNWIAEAVALWSDARAMTPQEDEALRRAVYDLLFRAGRLQPYLDDDRVEDIIIQGPHEVWLDYGDGERRRVGPIADSEEELLELFRELARSSGHSERTISTASPALALSLQDGSRLQAITGLGPMTYAVIRRHRISHADLDDLVRLGTIDPILRAFLGAAVRAEKNIMIAGKQKAGKTTLLRAMLKEFDPQCRFATVQSEDELFTHANGYHQQVVSLVGRESGGEKDAMGRGAGEVTLLDLMHPALRMSLERIVVGEVRGPEVVAMMQALTNGSGGNLCTIHARRPDIIFDRIAELYALAQDNLSEQLAYRQTANGLDFIVYVDMTDETRIGGRRHRYVSHVLELTGIGENGRPATNEVFSPGREWGEPRAVPRMDPGCIDDLRRVGFDSALLRQSYGAWPAPLSLKVGVSR, from the coding sequence ATGCAGGCTAGGCCCCTGCATCCCGACCCCACGGTGGCGCCGGTGCCCCGGACGCCGCGCAGCAACGGCGTACCGGTATCCGCCGGTGCCGCGTCGAGCCCCCAGGTCCTCGGTGCGGAGGTCCCCCAGATCACCGTCGACCACCGGGTGGCCCGGGACATCGCGTCGCAAGTCGCCAAGCAGCGCGAGGAACTGCTCAAGTCCACGCCCGGCATGGACCGGGCCGGCGAGGAGCAGCGGTGCCTGAACTGGATCGCCGAGGCGGTCGCCCTGTGGTCGGATGCCCGGGCGATGACGCCGCAGGAGGACGAGGCGCTGCGGCGCGCCGTGTACGACCTGCTGTTCAGGGCCGGCCGGCTCCAGCCGTACCTGGACGACGACCGGGTCGAGGACATCATCATCCAGGGCCCGCACGAGGTGTGGCTCGACTACGGTGACGGTGAACGCCGCCGGGTCGGCCCGATCGCGGACTCCGAAGAAGAACTTCTGGAATTGTTCAGGGAGTTGGCCCGCAGCTCGGGGCACAGCGAGCGGACCATCTCCACTGCGAGCCCCGCTCTCGCCCTGTCCTTGCAGGACGGCTCCCGTCTGCAGGCCATCACCGGGCTCGGTCCGATGACGTACGCCGTCATCCGCCGCCACCGTATCTCCCACGCGGATCTCGACGACCTGGTCCGGCTGGGCACCATCGACCCGATCCTGCGCGCGTTCCTCGGCGCCGCCGTACGCGCCGAGAAGAACATCATGATCGCGGGCAAGCAGAAGGCCGGGAAGACCACCCTGCTGAGGGCGATGCTCAAGGAGTTCGACCCGCAGTGCCGGTTCGCGACCGTCCAGAGCGAGGACGAGCTGTTCACCCACGCCAACGGCTACCACCAGCAGGTCGTCTCCCTCGTCGGCCGCGAGTCGGGCGGGGAGAAGGACGCCATGGGGCGCGGCGCGGGCGAGGTCACGCTCCTGGACCTGATGCATCCGGCGCTGCGGATGTCGCTGGAACGGATCGTGGTCGGTGAGGTCCGCGGCCCCGAAGTGGTCGCCATGATGCAGGCGTTGACTAACGGGTCGGGCGGCAACCTGTGCACGATCCACGCGCGACGTCCGGACATCATCTTCGACCGGATCGCCGAACTGTACGCGCTCGCCCAGGACAACCTGTCCGAGCAGCTCGCCTACCGGCAGACCGCCAACGGCCTGGACTTCATCGTGTACGTCGACATGACGGACGAGACCCGGATCGGTGGCCGCCGCCACCGCTACGTCTCCCACGTCCTGGAACTCACCGGGATCGGGGAGAACGGCCGGCCCGCCACCAACGAGGTCTTCTCCCCCGGCCGCGAGTGGGGGGAGCCGCGGGCGGTTCCTCGGATGGACCCGGGCTGCATCGACGACCTGCGCCGGGTCGGCTTCGACTCGGCGCTGCTGCGGCAGTCGTACGGGGCCTGGCCGGCGCCGCTGTCGCTGAAGGTGGGGGTGAGCCGATGA
- a CDS encoding SAF domain-containing protein, which yields MAGPVAPPRVSARRRRPGVIALSLALIAAGGAGVAVLLFQVGHRTDVVTVVRDVQAGQVLTEEDLGRASVALDPVVKAVRADDLKSVVGRRAAVELKPGSLLASSQVTSDNVVKTGEQLVPIGLEPKQVPATDLVPGQKVQLVHVPAQGTTDAGNPADVAAQTIDGRVVKASGAAPGTGVVVVDVATSASDGPTAAAWEAAGALRLVLAAADGA from the coding sequence ATGGCCGGGCCCGTGGCGCCGCCCCGGGTGTCGGCTCGCAGGCGGCGACCGGGCGTCATCGCTCTGTCGCTGGCGCTGATCGCCGCAGGAGGTGCAGGAGTTGCCGTCCTGCTCTTCCAGGTCGGCCACCGCACCGATGTGGTGACCGTGGTCCGCGACGTCCAGGCCGGCCAGGTCCTCACCGAAGAGGACCTGGGCAGGGCGTCTGTTGCCCTCGACCCGGTCGTCAAGGCGGTGCGCGCCGACGACCTGAAGTCGGTCGTGGGCCGGCGGGCCGCCGTGGAGCTCAAGCCCGGCTCCCTCCTCGCCTCCTCGCAGGTGACGAGCGACAACGTGGTGAAGACCGGCGAGCAACTGGTGCCGATCGGACTGGAGCCGAAACAGGTCCCGGCCACTGATCTGGTGCCGGGGCAGAAGGTACAGCTGGTGCACGTCCCGGCTCAGGGAACGACCGATGCTGGCAATCCTGCGGACGTCGCGGCGCAGACCATCGACGGCCGTGTCGTGAAAGCCTCCGGCGCCGCCCCGGGTACGGGAGTCGTGGTCGTCGACGTGGCCACGTCCGCCAGCGACGGGCCCACGGCCGCGGCGTGGGAGGCCGCGGGCGCCCTGCGCCTGGTCCTCGCCGCTGCGGACGGTGCCTGA
- a CDS encoding ATP/GTP-binding protein, protein MDRPGAILLIRRLAALTGVLTLASAGAAHAGGDPGVGAVRCQVVKVCVAVETGGSGGQADSPQGAGTSADSKVACTYTKVDPDPAAAWPGWKGADPEKNDAYFYGCTDGGLDNPDGFVVVPLGQPPVPRVDPRQLAQRAVDSMTLLGPDIASPRAAGKYSVGVPMWMWVKKSATSFGPNTASATAGGVTVTATAKVSRMVWAMGDGASVTCNGPGTAYTSSAGMSQSPTCGHVYSRTSAAAHNGKFTVTATSTWTIDWLGGGQTGRLTEVRRADVQVAVGEVQVVG, encoded by the coding sequence GTGGACCGCCCAGGAGCGATCCTGCTGATCCGGCGTCTCGCCGCATTAACCGGCGTCCTCACCCTGGCCTCGGCCGGTGCCGCGCACGCCGGTGGCGATCCCGGCGTCGGTGCGGTCAGGTGCCAGGTCGTCAAAGTCTGCGTCGCCGTCGAAACCGGCGGCAGCGGCGGGCAGGCGGACAGTCCACAAGGCGCCGGCACCAGCGCCGACAGCAAGGTCGCGTGCACGTACACCAAGGTCGATCCGGACCCTGCGGCCGCATGGCCTGGCTGGAAAGGCGCCGACCCCGAGAAGAACGACGCCTACTTCTACGGGTGCACGGACGGCGGCCTGGACAACCCGGACGGCTTCGTCGTCGTCCCGCTGGGACAGCCTCCGGTTCCGCGGGTGGACCCGAGGCAACTGGCGCAGCGTGCGGTCGACTCCATGACGCTGCTCGGTCCGGACATCGCCAGCCCGCGCGCGGCCGGGAAGTACAGCGTGGGCGTCCCGATGTGGATGTGGGTCAAGAAGAGCGCCACGTCCTTCGGGCCGAACACGGCGTCGGCCACGGCGGGCGGGGTCACCGTCACCGCGACCGCCAAGGTGTCGAGGATGGTGTGGGCGATGGGCGACGGTGCCTCGGTGACCTGCAACGGTCCCGGCACCGCCTACACGTCGTCCGCAGGTATGAGCCAGTCCCCGACCTGCGGACACGTGTACTCGAGGACCTCGGCCGCTGCCCACAACGGCAAGTTCACGGTGACCGCGACCTCGACGTGGACGATCGATTGGCTAGGCGGCGGGCAGACCGGTCGGCTCACCGAGGTACGGCGGGCCGACGTGCAGGTGGCGGTCGGCGAAGTACAGGTCGTCGGGTAA
- a CDS encoding replication-relaxation family protein, giving the protein MTITGPRKGTAGSFTPSPVEPLKHQLLATLAQHRMASTHQLHLLLRPDRSRQSVSERLNELLGERLVDFVVLPQSHRTRVWYLTPKGARLTRDWPALRGRPPYPVTSATAASLKTPHTLTVLRTHLAFVVDARRRGDEHGHLDWTPEVFHSIGDGERIIADALMHYTLIEGEQRRKLRAFVEIDRATMSSERLAAKLIEYARLWAYEPQPLGRRRQTNDGPGWLRWYPVFPRILFVLTGASRQTMDNRINDLKAMATHHPLVAGLAREVPLGAAVLDDLDELGPTSHIWVPLAGGKYRPWTQL; this is encoded by the coding sequence ATGACCATCACCGGCCCCAGGAAAGGCACCGCGGGCAGCTTCACGCCCAGTCCCGTCGAGCCCCTCAAGCACCAGCTCCTGGCCACGCTCGCCCAGCACCGCATGGCCTCCACCCACCAGCTGCACCTCCTGCTGCGGCCCGACCGCTCCCGCCAGTCGGTCTCGGAGCGGTTGAACGAGCTGCTCGGCGAGCGCCTGGTCGACTTCGTCGTCCTGCCGCAGTCCCACCGCACCCGGGTCTGGTACCTCACTCCGAAAGGCGCACGGCTCACCCGGGACTGGCCCGCGCTGCGGGGCCGCCCGCCCTACCCCGTCACCTCCGCCACGGCCGCCTCGCTCAAGACCCCGCACACCCTCACCGTCCTGCGGACCCACCTGGCATTCGTCGTGGATGCCCGCCGCCGCGGCGACGAGCACGGTCACCTGGACTGGACTCCCGAGGTGTTCCACTCGATCGGCGACGGAGAGAGGATCATCGCCGACGCGCTCATGCACTACACCCTCATCGAGGGCGAACAGCGGCGCAAACTGCGGGCGTTCGTCGAGATCGACCGCGCCACCATGAGCAGCGAGCGGCTGGCCGCGAAGCTGATCGAATACGCGAGGCTGTGGGCCTACGAACCGCAGCCTCTCGGCCGGCGCCGGCAGACAAACGACGGCCCCGGCTGGCTGCGCTGGTACCCGGTCTTCCCCCGCATCCTGTTCGTGCTGACCGGCGCGTCACGCCAGACGATGGACAACCGGATCAACGACCTCAAGGCCATGGCCACCCATCATCCCCTCGTGGCCGGCCTGGCCCGCGAGGTGCCGCTGGGAGCGGCCGTCCTGGACGACCTCGACGAGCTCGGCCCCACCTCTCACATCTGGGTTCCGCTGGCGGGCGGCAAATACCGCCCGTGGACGCAGCTGTGA
- a CDS encoding ATP/GTP-binding protein, with protein sequence MDAAAPHLTGLAAHTTARHVCALLTAIAGWAHWLCAHWYVLAMIIAVCWGAGELVVRRLAAKASAQRMALELLSTRHFEPTPEEIFRRGVQLARASTSMPWWAPRRSKAVQIRLRADGSAPLRYRIEGPAGAERLLSITPFGPDVTVAPGRPITDKPREHTVRAEFILRGKPTAPLREVPLAPDPLQPLIDAVADLRAELGDLAELRLDMQRAPKWVLRARRRQLMGAARRCERREAQRAARWLRQDASGIEDSLGWQVQQLLSDRPAAGGGRRLVMPPVPRRVEPTEALGKLAEDDQLVRVQLLVMCASNTAGRAEARMAQLQAALDVFGGRSRWAMRGWQLGPWRIGADRWPTRRAFERRWNLGHCQPPRANWVRLEELYGLLKPPTVHCRLPVLASDLPTFRFGDPELLLQGIYRGPDGRQRLVATYAEETLFEVGVGKAGGGKTERALAQAIGWAHAGGGLVFVDPHRDSWPRARPFLAHDDLMQRIALIDLNGLGPSPRISSWNPLGMHQGQAAHEVVEAIADAYASALAWDDASAPRALTILTAALTVLAAVNEAACQAGQPEDQATIFHIRALLTDAAFRTAALAAVADRLDGDTRAWWQSVFPTLPADAFAVVLNPIARLAANPLTRAFLGRPAGVYDIRAAMDSRMIVWVCPGGNGPTDRLLTALLARDLLRAARSRRDTPEGKRVPFRPYFDELITLTGAAPETIAAMFEDLRKYRCHVHGMTQLLSRLPTPVRQSLVQNASTLATTAGSKSAIAPITAEWGDDPSPDRVATMDRFEHYISMNVRGSRIGPVRLRGPHLDAVFAALARPKQALALERAAQANAQAVPLNQATDRAAGQLGRVTAFLGAHSPAGAAAHLSKEMDQEFG encoded by the coding sequence GTGGACGCCGCAGCCCCGCATCTGACCGGCCTGGCCGCGCACACGACTGCCCGTCATGTATGCGCTCTGCTCACCGCTATCGCCGGGTGGGCGCACTGGCTCTGCGCCCACTGGTATGTGCTCGCGATGATCATCGCCGTCTGCTGGGGCGCGGGCGAACTGGTGGTGCGCAGGCTCGCAGCCAAGGCTTCGGCCCAGCGGATGGCTCTGGAACTCCTCTCCACCCGGCACTTCGAGCCGACTCCGGAGGAGATCTTCAGGCGCGGTGTCCAGCTCGCCCGCGCGTCCACGTCCATGCCCTGGTGGGCACCGCGCCGGTCGAAGGCCGTACAGATCCGGCTGCGCGCCGACGGCAGCGCGCCGCTGCGCTACCGCATCGAAGGACCGGCCGGCGCGGAACGGCTCCTGTCGATCACCCCGTTCGGGCCGGACGTCACCGTGGCCCCGGGGCGGCCGATCACCGACAAGCCCCGGGAGCACACCGTGCGAGCCGAGTTCATCCTGCGCGGCAAGCCCACAGCGCCCCTGCGCGAGGTGCCGCTCGCCCCCGATCCGCTGCAGCCGCTCATCGACGCCGTGGCGGACCTGCGCGCCGAGCTCGGTGACCTTGCCGAGCTCCGGCTCGACATGCAGCGGGCACCGAAGTGGGTACTGCGGGCCCGCCGCCGGCAGTTGATGGGCGCCGCCCGGCGCTGTGAGCGCCGCGAGGCCCAGCGAGCCGCGCGCTGGCTGCGGCAGGACGCCAGCGGCATCGAGGACTCCCTGGGCTGGCAGGTGCAGCAGCTGCTCAGTGACAGGCCGGCAGCCGGTGGCGGGCGGCGGCTGGTGATGCCGCCGGTCCCGCGCCGGGTGGAGCCGACGGAGGCGCTGGGCAAGCTCGCCGAGGACGACCAGTTGGTCCGGGTCCAGCTGCTCGTGATGTGCGCTTCGAACACCGCGGGCCGCGCGGAGGCCCGTATGGCACAGCTTCAGGCCGCGCTCGACGTTTTCGGCGGCCGCTCCCGGTGGGCCATGCGCGGCTGGCAGCTGGGGCCGTGGCGGATCGGCGCCGACCGCTGGCCCACCAGGCGTGCTTTCGAGCGCCGCTGGAACCTGGGGCACTGCCAGCCGCCCCGCGCGAACTGGGTGAGGCTGGAGGAACTTTACGGACTGCTCAAGCCGCCCACCGTGCACTGCCGTCTGCCGGTGCTCGCCAGCGACCTGCCGACTTTCCGTTTCGGCGACCCCGAGTTGCTGCTGCAGGGCATCTACCGCGGCCCGGACGGCCGGCAGCGGCTGGTCGCCACCTATGCCGAGGAGACCCTGTTCGAAGTCGGGGTCGGCAAGGCAGGCGGCGGCAAGACGGAGCGGGCTCTGGCCCAGGCGATCGGATGGGCACACGCGGGCGGGGGCCTGGTCTTCGTCGACCCGCACCGCGACTCGTGGCCGCGCGCCCGGCCGTTTCTGGCGCACGACGACCTGATGCAGCGGATCGCACTGATCGACCTCAACGGTCTCGGTCCCAGCCCGCGGATCAGTTCGTGGAATCCGCTCGGCATGCACCAGGGACAGGCGGCACACGAGGTCGTCGAGGCGATCGCCGACGCCTACGCCTCCGCGCTGGCATGGGACGACGCGAGCGCACCGCGCGCGCTCACCATCCTCACCGCCGCGCTCACCGTCCTGGCCGCCGTGAACGAGGCGGCCTGCCAGGCCGGCCAACCCGAGGACCAGGCCACGATCTTCCACATCCGCGCTCTGCTCACCGACGCCGCATTCCGCACGGCAGCGCTCGCCGCGGTGGCGGACCGGCTCGACGGGGACACCCGCGCCTGGTGGCAGTCGGTGTTCCCGACCTTGCCGGCCGACGCGTTCGCCGTCGTCCTCAACCCCATCGCCCGGCTCGCCGCCAACCCCCTCACCCGCGCCTTCCTCGGCCGGCCCGCCGGCGTCTACGACATCCGCGCGGCCATGGACTCCAGGATGATCGTGTGGGTGTGCCCGGGCGGCAACGGGCCCACTGACCGCCTCCTGACCGCGCTGCTCGCCCGGGACCTGCTGCGGGCCGCGCGCTCGCGGCGCGACACCCCGGAGGGGAAACGGGTGCCGTTCCGCCCGTACTTCGACGAACTGATCACCCTGACCGGAGCAGCGCCCGAGACCATCGCGGCGATGTTCGAGGACCTGCGCAAGTACAGGTGCCACGTCCACGGCATGACCCAGCTGCTGTCCCGGCTGCCCACACCAGTGCGGCAGTCCCTCGTGCAGAATGCCTCCACGCTGGCCACCACCGCCGGTTCGAAGTCCGCTATCGCGCCGATCACCGCCGAATGGGGCGATGACCCCAGCCCCGACCGGGTCGCCACCATGGACCGGTTCGAGCACTACATCTCCATGAACGTACGCGGCAGCCGCATCGGGCCCGTCCGGCTGCGCGGGCCTCACCTCGACGCCGTCTTCGCCGCTCTCGCCCGCCCGAAGCAGGCCCTGGCACTGGAGCGAGCCGCCCAGGCGAACGCACAAGCCGTCCCGCTGAACCAGGCCACGGACCGCGCCGCCGGCCAGCTCGGCCGCGTCACCGCTTTCCTCGGCGCGCACTCCCCCGCTGGCGCCGCCGCCCACCTGTCGAAGGAAATGGACCAGGAGTTCGGATGA
- a CDS encoding bifunctional lytic transglycosylase/C40 family peptidase — protein sequence MRWPILAAIAKVESNHAIGRTIAGNGDIRPKLYGVLLNGSGQGGNITAVPDSDRGKWDGTATGERAVGPFQFLPSVWEHVGRDGNADKIADPHNADDAALGATLYLCGRGRDLAKSTQLRAAIFQYNHSDEYVANVLGWIAQYTAPATGPDLKHLPGKVRIVIESALSQRGVPYSWGGGNAGGPSYGFCCSRSGKSGAGIKGFDCSGLTSYAYARIGVRLPRTADAQAGAGRRLPAGLGTSALRPGDLVFFAYVPGRDSTIHHVGIYVGGGQMINAARPGTVVRLDSVNTMSGFAGGARLL from the coding sequence ATGCGCTGGCCCATCCTCGCCGCGATCGCCAAGGTCGAGTCCAACCATGCCATCGGCCGCACCATCGCCGGCAACGGTGACATCCGTCCCAAGCTGTACGGGGTCCTCCTCAACGGCTCCGGCCAGGGCGGCAACATCACCGCGGTCCCGGACAGCGACCGCGGCAAATGGGACGGCACCGCTACCGGGGAGCGGGCCGTGGGGCCTTTCCAGTTCCTGCCCTCGGTCTGGGAGCACGTCGGCAGGGACGGCAACGCAGACAAGATCGCCGACCCGCACAACGCGGACGACGCCGCGCTGGGGGCGACCCTCTACCTGTGCGGCCGGGGCCGCGACTTGGCCAAGAGCACGCAGCTCAGGGCTGCGATCTTCCAGTACAACCACTCAGACGAGTACGTGGCCAACGTGCTGGGCTGGATCGCCCAGTACACGGCACCCGCCACGGGCCCGGATCTGAAGCACCTGCCGGGCAAGGTCCGGATCGTGATCGAGTCTGCCCTCTCCCAGCGGGGGGTGCCCTACTCCTGGGGCGGCGGCAACGCCGGCGGCCCCTCGTACGGGTTCTGCTGTTCACGCAGCGGCAAGAGCGGTGCGGGCATCAAGGGCTTCGACTGCTCGGGGCTGACCAGCTACGCGTACGCCAGGATCGGTGTGCGGCTGCCGCGCACCGCGGACGCACAGGCCGGTGCGGGCCGGCGCCTGCCCGCCGGCCTCGGCACCAGCGCGCTCAGACCGGGCGACCTCGTCTTCTTTGCCTACGTCCCGGGGCGCGACTCAACGATCCACCACGTCGGGATCTATGTCGGCGGCGGACAGATGATCAACGCCGCCCGCCCGGGCACCGTCGTCCGCCTCGACTCGGTCAACACCATGTCCGGATTCGCGGGAGGAGCACGGCTGCTGTGA